In Arthrobacter sp. SLBN-83, one DNA window encodes the following:
- a CDS encoding helix-turn-helix transcriptional regulator, protein MSLRYALLALLRVGPLSGYELQKQFSMSVGHVWHAPDSQIYPELRKMEAEHLIEGEEQPRGQRATRRVYHVTDAGQQAFLDWMQTPLEYARVRDPAHLRAAYLEAASPETARAFFRRHQEQWEAELAQWEGELQRIAQVDNPMLVRRLAVTDPADRERTIAFKRFTYEGLVDRARAEIAWARRGLELVDSLESPGRAEPVPSASPA, encoded by the coding sequence ATGAGCCTTCGGTACGCGCTGCTGGCGCTGCTGCGCGTGGGCCCGCTGTCCGGCTATGAGCTGCAAAAACAGTTCTCCATGTCCGTGGGGCACGTCTGGCATGCCCCCGACTCCCAGATCTACCCTGAGCTGCGCAAAATGGAGGCAGAGCACCTCATCGAGGGTGAGGAGCAGCCACGGGGCCAGCGCGCCACCCGCCGGGTCTACCACGTGACGGACGCCGGGCAGCAGGCCTTCCTCGACTGGATGCAGACCCCGCTGGAGTACGCGCGGGTCCGCGACCCCGCGCACCTCCGCGCCGCCTACCTTGAGGCGGCGTCGCCGGAGACGGCCCGCGCATTTTTCCGCCGGCATCAGGAACAGTGGGAGGCCGAGCTCGCCCAGTGGGAGGGTGAACTCCAGCGCATCGCCCAAGTGGACAACCCGATGCTGGTGCGCCGCCTGGCCGTGACCGACCCGGCGGACCGCGAGCGGACCATCGCCTTCAAGCGGTTCACCTACGAAGGCCTGGTGGACCGGGCCCGCGCGGAGATCGCGTGGGCCCGGCGGGGACTCGAGCTTGTCGACAGCCTGGAATCCCCCGGACGCGCCGAACCGGTGCCCAGCGCGTCCCCGGCCTGA
- the ligM gene encoding vanillate/3-O-methylgallate O-demethylase translates to MAPKNLQEVLDASKGAVDLLRNSQIGSYIYPVVPADFQNWIKEQTAWRQTAVLYDQSHHMDNLFMKGPDAIKLITATAINSTATFPVNRAKQYVPTTESGHVIGDGILFHEAEDEYVYVGRSPAANWLLYHGETGGYRDLDITVDRRSPSRPYGHPVTRQYYRFQIQGPNAWQVIEKLNGGALEQLKFFNMSTMAIAGTTVRTLRHGMAGAPGLEVWGPYADHDRIRDAIVEAGAEFGLVPVGSRAYPSNTLESGWIPSPLPAIYTGEAERGYREWLPADGYEATGTLAGSFVSDNIEDYYLTPWELGYGSFVKFDHDFIGRDALERIDPATQRRKVTLAWDAEDVTSIFASLFNVEGPSYKFFDLPLANYGSANYDSVVDADGTVVGYSMFTGYSANERRALSLATIDPNVPEGTELKVVWGEPHGGTAKAAVEPHVQTEVRAVVSPVPYSTVARATYHGGWRTNYQSA, encoded by the coding sequence GTGGCACCGAAAAATCTGCAGGAAGTCCTCGACGCATCAAAAGGGGCCGTGGACCTCCTCCGCAACTCCCAGATTGGCTCCTACATCTACCCGGTAGTTCCGGCGGACTTCCAGAACTGGATCAAGGAACAGACCGCCTGGCGGCAGACGGCCGTCCTCTACGACCAGTCCCACCACATGGACAACCTGTTCATGAAGGGTCCGGATGCGATCAAGCTGATCACCGCCACCGCCATCAACTCCACCGCCACATTCCCGGTGAACAGGGCCAAGCAGTACGTGCCCACCACCGAGTCCGGCCACGTGATCGGCGACGGCATCCTCTTCCACGAGGCGGAGGACGAATACGTGTACGTCGGCCGCTCCCCTGCCGCAAACTGGCTGCTCTACCACGGCGAGACAGGCGGCTACCGGGACCTGGACATCACCGTGGACCGGCGTTCCCCGTCACGGCCGTACGGACATCCCGTGACCCGGCAGTACTACCGGTTCCAAATCCAGGGACCCAATGCCTGGCAGGTCATCGAAAAGCTCAACGGCGGCGCCCTGGAGCAGCTCAAGTTCTTCAACATGTCCACCATGGCCATCGCCGGGACCACCGTCCGCACCCTGCGGCACGGCATGGCGGGCGCGCCGGGCCTTGAAGTCTGGGGCCCGTACGCCGACCACGACCGTATCCGGGATGCGATCGTCGAGGCCGGGGCCGAGTTCGGCCTGGTGCCCGTAGGTTCCCGGGCGTACCCTTCCAACACCTTGGAGTCCGGCTGGATCCCGTCGCCGCTGCCCGCGATCTATACGGGCGAAGCAGAGCGCGGCTACCGCGAATGGCTGCCCGCAGACGGATACGAGGCCACCGGAACCCTTGCGGGCTCCTTCGTGTCCGACAACATCGAGGACTACTACCTGACCCCGTGGGAGCTGGGCTACGGATCGTTCGTGAAGTTTGACCACGACTTCATCGGCCGGGACGCACTCGAGCGGATCGATCCGGCCACGCAGCGCAGGAAGGTCACCCTGGCCTGGGACGCGGAGGACGTGACCTCGATCTTCGCGTCGCTGTTCAACGTGGAGGGGCCCAGCTATAAGTTCTTCGACCTGCCCCTGGCCAACTACGGCTCGGCCAACTACGACTCGGTGGTGGACGCCGACGGAACGGTGGTGGGGTACTCCATGTTCACCGGCTACAGCGCCAACGAACGGCGCGCGCTCTCACTCGCCACCATCGATCCCAACGTTCCCGAAGGCACGGAACTGAAGGTCGTGTGGGGTGAGCCGCACGGCGGAACTGCCAAGGCCGCCGTCGAACCCCATGTGCAGACTGAAGTGCGGGCCGTGGTGAGCCCCGTCCCCTACTCCACCGTGGCGCGTGCCACCTACCACGGCGGGTGGCGGACGAACTACCAGTCGGCCTAG
- the purU gene encoding formyltetrahydrofolate deformylase gives MVLHTESRKDQSCLIVHGPDQPGIVAAVAALVTRNQGNIVSLDQYSSDPSSGDFFQRVVFNRPDLAAAMPDIEADLARTLTPLGLSWTLTDRSIPKRMAILVSTSDHCLLELLWRHRRGELPVTIPMVISNHTNTAEDVRSFGVPFFHVPSAGPDKSGAEAQILRLLEGNVDFVVLARYMQILSPGFLEAVKVPLINIHHSFLPAFVGAAPYRKAKERGVKLIGATSHYVTKDLDEGPIIEQDVARVTHGHTALDLQARGAYVERAVLSRAVQWHAEDRIIRHGNQTIVF, from the coding sequence ATGGTCCTGCACACAGAGTCCCGCAAGGACCAGTCCTGCCTGATTGTCCACGGGCCGGACCAGCCCGGGATCGTGGCTGCGGTGGCCGCCCTGGTGACCCGGAACCAGGGAAACATCGTCTCCCTGGACCAGTACTCCAGCGATCCCTCATCGGGTGACTTCTTCCAGCGCGTAGTCTTCAACCGGCCGGACCTGGCCGCAGCGATGCCCGACATTGAGGCGGACCTTGCCAGGACCCTCACGCCACTGGGGCTGTCCTGGACGCTGACCGACCGCTCCATCCCCAAGCGCATGGCCATCCTGGTATCCACTTCCGACCACTGCCTTTTGGAACTGCTCTGGCGGCACCGGAGGGGTGAGCTTCCGGTAACCATTCCCATGGTGATCTCCAACCACACGAACACCGCCGAGGACGTACGCTCCTTCGGCGTCCCGTTCTTCCATGTCCCCTCCGCCGGTCCGGACAAGTCCGGGGCCGAGGCCCAGATCCTCAGGCTGCTGGAAGGGAACGTGGACTTCGTGGTGCTGGCCCGGTACATGCAGATCCTGTCGCCCGGGTTCCTGGAGGCAGTGAAAGTGCCGTTGATCAACATCCACCATTCCTTCCTTCCCGCGTTCGTGGGCGCCGCGCCCTACCGCAAGGCCAAGGAGCGGGGCGTCAAGCTGATTGGCGCCACCTCGCACTACGTGACCAAGGACCTGGATGAGGGACCCATCATCGAACAGGATGTGGCCCGTGTGACCCACGGGCATACAGCCCTGGACCTGCAGGCGCGGGGCGCTTACGTGGAACGCGCCGTGCTCTCACGGGCCGTGCAGTGGCATGCCGAGGACCGCATCATCCGGCACGGCAACCAGACCATCGTCTTCTGA
- a CDS encoding methylenetetrahydrofolate reductase, translated as MATRTMPVPNRVASLELIKDFSLEMTGKDIPALIEAKDHIPPRTRINVTFLGNEDLEMRVAAAKAARDLGFVPVPHISARRLASKGDLEKFLQRLAEVGAAEHLFLIGGDPAEPEGPYGDSLALVNTGLLQQFGVREVGIGGYPEGHPDIPKETLWQALEDKTAAIAGENLDAFIITQFAFDTGPVAGWIEEVRARGINAPIRVGTPGPAGVKRLLGFARRFGVGANAMIVKKYGFSLTNLMGDAGPDRFVNDLAAVLAQRAPGQDQHLPPQLGLHFYTFGGLLATANWVRHFTAEER; from the coding sequence ATGGCGACTCGAACCATGCCCGTACCCAACCGGGTAGCATCACTGGAACTCATCAAGGATTTCTCGCTGGAAATGACCGGCAAGGACATTCCCGCCCTCATCGAGGCAAAAGACCACATTCCACCCCGCACCCGCATCAACGTCACCTTCCTCGGCAACGAGGACCTGGAGATGCGGGTGGCGGCGGCCAAGGCCGCGCGGGACTTGGGCTTCGTCCCGGTGCCGCACATCTCGGCGCGCCGGCTGGCATCGAAGGGCGATCTCGAAAAGTTCCTCCAGCGCCTGGCGGAGGTGGGCGCTGCCGAACACCTTTTCCTGATCGGCGGCGACCCGGCAGAACCGGAGGGCCCGTACGGCGACTCGCTTGCGCTGGTCAACACCGGGCTCCTGCAGCAGTTCGGGGTCCGCGAAGTGGGAATCGGCGGGTATCCGGAAGGCCACCCCGATATCCCCAAGGAAACTCTTTGGCAGGCGTTGGAAGACAAGACCGCAGCCATCGCCGGGGAGAACCTGGACGCTTTCATCATTACGCAGTTCGCCTTCGACACCGGTCCAGTGGCCGGGTGGATCGAGGAAGTACGGGCCAGGGGCATCAACGCACCCATCCGGGTCGGAACGCCCGGACCGGCAGGGGTCAAGCGGCTCCTCGGCTTTGCACGCCGGTTCGGAGTTGGAGCCAACGCGATGATCGTCAAGAAATACGGCTTCTCACTGACCAACCTCATGGGAGACGCGGGACCTGACCGGTTCGTCAACGATCTGGCTGCGGTGCTTGCGCAGCGTGCGCCCGGGCAGGACCAACACCTGCCCCCGCAGCTCGGCCTGCACTTCTACACGTTCGGCGGCCTGCTGGCGACGGCCAACTGGGTCCGGCACTTCACGGCCGAAGAGCGCTAG
- a CDS encoding aldehyde dehydrogenase family protein — MTNTVDTSAPVTTGLFIGGSERQAAATMEIADPGKPGVIVGHAAAASPADVEDAIAAAKAAYPGWAALGAQERADRMRQALEGIADFRDEDAAILSQENGKIRMEAWVDSLVFEIRWNLALELASDVDTAKVLPPAPGIPVSTSVTFQPLGVVTVIVPFNWPIAILAASLPHALLAGNTAIVKPPPTAPLATTRVVQRIAAKLPPGVLNVVTGKDADMAALITSPDIAKVCFTGSVGGGKRIMEMASKSLTRVTLELGGNDAAVILADAVLDDTHLDRLYAAIFDTTGQICMNAKRVYVHRSRLDEVVAGLAQRLEKAVIGYGLDEGTTLGPLHSPVQKAFVAELIEEAKESGADVREFGTLPTDPDLQGGNFLRPALVIDPDPSLRVVTQEQFGPVIPLIPFDTEEEAVQAANGTWAGLCGSVWTADPAAADRVGGQLVCGYVWVNDHGATRLDLRAPFGGMKQSGMGREQGIEGVRAFQDTRAIAHLEPEAAEG; from the coding sequence ATGACCAACACAGTGGATACTTCCGCTCCGGTGACCACCGGCCTCTTCATTGGAGGCAGTGAGCGCCAGGCCGCCGCCACCATGGAAATTGCCGATCCGGGCAAGCCCGGAGTCATCGTGGGCCACGCCGCCGCTGCCAGCCCTGCCGACGTTGAGGACGCCATCGCGGCGGCAAAAGCCGCCTATCCAGGGTGGGCCGCGCTGGGCGCGCAGGAGCGCGCGGACCGGATGCGGCAGGCGCTGGAGGGCATCGCGGACTTCCGTGATGAGGATGCCGCCATCCTCTCGCAGGAAAACGGCAAGATCCGCATGGAAGCCTGGGTGGACTCCCTGGTGTTCGAGATCAGGTGGAACCTGGCCCTGGAACTGGCTTCCGACGTCGACACCGCCAAGGTTCTCCCGCCCGCGCCCGGCATCCCCGTTTCCACTTCGGTCACCTTCCAGCCCCTGGGCGTGGTGACGGTCATCGTGCCGTTCAACTGGCCTATTGCCATCCTCGCGGCCTCGCTGCCGCACGCGCTGCTGGCAGGTAACACCGCAATTGTTAAGCCGCCACCCACGGCACCCCTGGCAACGACCCGGGTAGTCCAGAGGATTGCTGCGAAGCTGCCGCCAGGGGTCTTGAACGTGGTCACCGGCAAGGATGCGGACATGGCTGCGCTCATCACCAGCCCGGATATCGCAAAGGTGTGCTTCACGGGAAGCGTGGGCGGCGGCAAGCGCATTATGGAGATGGCCTCAAAGTCACTCACCCGCGTGACGCTGGAACTCGGTGGAAATGATGCCGCCGTCATTCTCGCGGATGCCGTGCTTGACGACACGCACCTGGACCGGCTCTACGCGGCCATTTTCGACACCACCGGCCAGATCTGCATGAATGCGAAACGGGTTTATGTCCATCGTTCGCGCTTGGACGAGGTGGTGGCCGGGCTGGCGCAGCGGCTTGAAAAGGCGGTCATCGGCTACGGTCTCGACGAAGGGACCACCCTGGGGCCGCTGCACTCGCCCGTACAGAAGGCATTCGTGGCCGAACTCATCGAGGAAGCCAAGGAATCAGGCGCGGACGTGAGGGAATTCGGGACCCTTCCCACGGACCCGGACCTGCAGGGCGGGAACTTCCTGCGCCCCGCACTGGTCATTGATCCCGACCCCTCACTGCGCGTGGTCACCCAGGAACAGTTCGGGCCCGTCATACCCCTGATTCCCTTCGACACCGAAGAAGAGGCAGTGCAGGCGGCCAACGGAACCTGGGCCGGACTGTGCGGCTCGGTGTGGACCGCGGATCCCGCCGCCGCTGACAGAGTGGGCGGACAACTGGTGTGCGGGTACGTGTGGGTCAATGACCACGGCGCCACGCGGCTGGACCTAAGGGCCCCGTTTGGCGGCATGAAGCAGTCCGGCATGGGCCGGGAACAGGGCATTGAGGGGGTCCGGGCCTTCCAGGACACCCGCGCCATTGCCCACCTTGAACCTGAAGCGGCAGAAGGCTAG
- a CDS encoding VOC family protein, whose protein sequence is MTGYTSFDVAHLGNVELLTPVFEESLWFFRDLLAMRVVAESSSDGRKCAYLRTWDEYQLYTLKLTASADAGVGRTTFRTTSQEALERRVAAIEAAGLGIGWEDGEVGTGPTYSFRDPDGHDMGIYYETQRYVATDDKPALKNQASAFPGRGVNARRLDHINFLAKDVVANGEFVADVLRGRESERIRLDDGGYAAWWFHFNNKSYDIVYSDDWLKHGNRLHHVAFAPDTREDILKAADIFLENGIHIESGPHKHAINQTFFLYVWEPGGNRIELANAGARLLLDPDSPVVEWSQEERRKGQAWGMKTIETFHTHGTPNVRQ, encoded by the coding sequence ATGACCGGGTATACCTCGTTCGACGTCGCCCATCTGGGGAACGTGGAACTGCTGACCCCCGTCTTCGAGGAAAGCCTCTGGTTCTTCCGTGACCTGCTCGCCATGCGGGTGGTGGCGGAGTCCAGCAGCGACGGCCGGAAATGCGCTTACCTCCGGACTTGGGACGAATACCAGCTCTACACCCTGAAGCTCACGGCCTCTGCCGACGCCGGCGTCGGACGCACCACCTTCCGGACCACCAGCCAGGAGGCGCTGGAGCGCAGGGTCGCCGCCATTGAAGCCGCGGGGCTGGGTATCGGCTGGGAAGACGGGGAAGTGGGGACCGGACCCACCTACTCCTTCCGCGACCCGGACGGGCACGACATGGGGATCTACTACGAGACCCAACGGTACGTGGCAACGGACGACAAGCCCGCGCTTAAAAACCAGGCTTCGGCCTTCCCTGGCCGCGGCGTAAACGCGCGGCGCCTGGACCACATCAATTTCCTCGCCAAGGACGTGGTGGCAAACGGGGAATTCGTGGCCGACGTCCTGCGGGGGCGGGAGAGCGAGCGCATCCGGCTCGACGACGGCGGATACGCCGCCTGGTGGTTCCACTTCAACAACAAGTCCTACGACATCGTGTACTCCGACGACTGGCTGAAGCACGGCAACAGGCTGCACCACGTGGCGTTCGCCCCCGATACCCGCGAGGACATTTTGAAGGCCGCGGACATCTTCCTTGAAAACGGCATCCACATCGAATCCGGACCGCACAAGCACGCCATCAACCAGACATTTTTCCTCTATGTCTGGGAACCAGGCGGCAACCGCATTGAACTGGCCAACGCCGGGGCACGCCTGCTGCTGGACCCGGATTCGCCGGTGGTGGAGTGGAGCCAGGAGGAACGCAGGAAGGGGCAGGCCTGGGGCATGAAAACCATCGAGACGTTCCACACGCACGGAACGCCGAACGTCCGCCAGTGA
- the ligM gene encoding vanillate/3-O-methylgallate O-demethylase, whose product MAPKSLQEVLDAAGNTVDLLRNSQLGTYIYPVVPAEFTNWRREQRAWREAAVLYDQSHHMVNFFMTGPDALKLLSDTGINSFANFPVNTAKQFVPTASNGGVIGDGILFHLAEQEFVYVGRAPAANWLQFHAETGGYDVECTYDDRSPSRPYGQAVTRKYFRFQIQGPNAWQIIEKLNGGTLEQVRFFHMGHLNIAGEQVRTLRHGMAGAPGLEIWGPYEQHGKIRDAVLEAGAEFGIEPCGSRAYSSNTLESGWIPSPLPAIYSSDAERAYREWLPATSYEAVNALAGSFVSNNIEDYYLTPWELGYGSFVKFDHDFIGRDALQQIDPARQRKKVTLAWNDQDLARIWASFLDRDTPGYQFFDIPNANYGSSNYDAVVDADGTGVGLSLFTGVTANERRGLSLATVDPNVELGTEVRVIWGEPDGGTRKTTVEPHEQLSVRAVVSPAPYAVTARTEYHGGWRTAAAGAR is encoded by the coding sequence ATGGCCCCGAAATCCCTCCAGGAAGTGCTTGATGCGGCAGGCAACACCGTTGATCTCCTGCGCAATTCCCAACTCGGCACCTATATCTATCCGGTGGTGCCGGCAGAGTTCACCAACTGGCGCCGTGAGCAACGCGCCTGGCGGGAAGCGGCGGTGCTCTACGATCAGTCCCACCACATGGTCAATTTCTTCATGACCGGGCCCGATGCCCTGAAGCTCCTCTCTGACACGGGCATCAACAGCTTCGCCAACTTCCCGGTCAACACCGCCAAGCAGTTTGTCCCGACGGCGTCCAATGGCGGCGTGATCGGTGACGGCATCCTGTTCCACCTGGCGGAGCAGGAGTTCGTCTATGTGGGCCGGGCACCGGCGGCAAACTGGCTCCAGTTCCACGCCGAAACCGGCGGGTACGACGTCGAATGCACGTACGATGACCGGTCGCCGTCGCGCCCTTACGGCCAGGCGGTCACCCGGAAGTACTTCCGCTTCCAGATCCAGGGTCCCAATGCATGGCAGATCATCGAAAAGCTCAATGGCGGAACCCTTGAGCAGGTCAGGTTCTTCCACATGGGCCACCTGAACATCGCCGGGGAGCAGGTGCGTACCCTGCGGCATGGCATGGCCGGGGCGCCCGGGCTGGAAATCTGGGGACCCTACGAACAGCACGGCAAAATCCGGGATGCCGTCCTCGAGGCGGGGGCCGAGTTCGGGATCGAACCCTGCGGCTCCCGGGCCTACTCCTCGAACACGCTGGAATCCGGTTGGATCCCGTCGCCGCTGCCGGCGATCTACAGCAGTGACGCCGAGCGGGCCTACCGTGAGTGGCTGCCGGCAACAAGCTATGAAGCGGTGAATGCGCTCGCCGGCTCATTCGTCTCCAACAACATCGAAGACTATTACCTCACGCCCTGGGAGCTCGGCTACGGCTCATTCGTGAAGTTCGACCATGACTTCATTGGCCGCGACGCCCTCCAGCAGATTGACCCGGCCCGGCAGCGGAAGAAGGTGACCCTTGCCTGGAACGACCAGGACCTCGCCCGGATCTGGGCATCGTTCCTGGACCGTGACACCCCGGGCTACCAGTTCTTCGACATCCCCAACGCCAACTATGGGTCGTCCAACTACGATGCGGTGGTGGACGCCGACGGCACAGGCGTTGGCCTCTCGCTCTTCACCGGGGTCACGGCCAATGAGCGCCGCGGCCTTTCGTTGGCAACGGTCGATCCAAACGTTGAGCTTGGAACGGAAGTCCGTGTTATCTGGGGGGAGCCAGACGGCGGAACCCGCAAGACAACGGTGGAGCCGCACGAACAGCTCAGCGTCCGTGCTGTGGTCAGTCCCGCCCCTTACGCGGTTACTGCCCGGACCGAATACCACGGGGGCTGGCGAACCGCGGCCGCCGGTGCACGGTAG
- a CDS encoding NAD(P)-binding domain-containing protein, with translation MHGRETEQGGTWIAVLGLGEAGSIYAQDLAGRGLRVTATDPAVEAVPPGVVRAGSIREAVAGAGLVISLVGGRAAESVLQEALPAMEPGAVFADLNTSGPDQKRRLAEQAGRRNILFADVAIMAPVPRSRIDSPLLISGTGADVLASLFGGWGIPATAAGSEAGAAAGLKLLRSVFMKGLAATILEAVTAAEAAGSKDWMIGQIAGELGPSGPALVARMLEGTRVHAVRREAEMSEARVYLESLGTPHPVTDAAISWLQSLAHQGWVADSPS, from the coding sequence GTGCACGGTAGGGAAACGGAGCAGGGCGGCACCTGGATCGCCGTCCTGGGTCTCGGGGAAGCCGGAAGCATCTATGCGCAGGATCTTGCCGGCCGGGGACTGCGGGTGACCGCCACAGACCCCGCCGTCGAGGCTGTCCCCCCGGGCGTTGTGCGGGCCGGGTCCATCCGCGAAGCGGTGGCCGGCGCAGGCCTGGTGATCAGCCTGGTGGGAGGACGTGCTGCAGAATCCGTTCTCCAGGAGGCGCTGCCTGCCATGGAACCGGGCGCTGTCTTCGCGGACCTGAACACCTCGGGACCGGACCAAAAGCGACGGCTCGCCGAACAGGCGGGCCGCAGGAATATCCTGTTCGCCGACGTGGCCATCATGGCGCCTGTACCCCGCAGCCGGATCGATTCGCCCCTGCTGATAAGCGGCACGGGGGCGGATGTGCTGGCATCCCTCTTCGGTGGGTGGGGCATCCCGGCCACCGCCGCAGGAAGTGAAGCTGGGGCGGCAGCGGGCCTGAAGCTGCTCCGCAGCGTGTTCATGAAGGGGCTGGCGGCAACCATCCTGGAAGCGGTCACAGCCGCCGAAGCGGCAGGCTCGAAAGACTGGATGATCGGGCAGATTGCGGGGGAGCTGGGTCCGTCCGGCCCGGCGCTCGTGGCCCGGATGCTTGAAGGGACGCGTGTGCACGCCGTGCGCAGGGAAGCGGAGATGTCAGAGGCGCGGGTATACCTTGAGTCGCTGGGAACCCCGCATCCGGTGACTGATGCCGCCATCTCATGGTTGCAGTCGCTGGCGCATCAGGGGTGGGTTGCGGACAGTCCTTCCTGA
- a CDS encoding pyridoxal phosphate-dependent aminotransferase, translated as MHAMQHSSKLQNVRYELRGPILQAAKNMEAEGHRILKMNLGDTAPFGLEAPESVVVDMIHHLRGAQGYSDSKGIFTARTAISQYYQTRGLMNIGVEDIVIGNGVSELISMCLQAFMENGDQILVPAPDYPLWTAAVTLTGGKPVHYLCDEAENWWPDMADVEAKITSRTKGIVIINPNNPTGAVYPRHILEQFASLARKHNLVLFSDEIYEKVLYEDAKHIHTAAVAEDVCCLTFSGLSKAYRMPGYRAGWVAITGPLAATAAYREGLELLASLRLCANVPAQHAIQTCLGGYQSIEALVKPGGRLREQRDLAHKLLTAIPGVTCVPASGAMYLFPRLDPELYPIDSDEQFVLDLLKDQKILVSHGSAFNWPTPDHFRFVILPSMREIEEAVRRISTFLAAYRNREAAYELETVTE; from the coding sequence ATGCACGCCATGCAGCACTCCAGCAAACTCCAGAACGTCCGGTACGAACTCCGCGGACCCATCCTCCAGGCAGCCAAGAACATGGAGGCCGAGGGGCACCGGATCCTGAAGATGAACCTCGGCGACACGGCCCCGTTCGGCCTGGAAGCGCCGGAGTCCGTGGTGGTGGACATGATCCACCACTTGCGCGGCGCCCAGGGCTACAGCGACTCGAAGGGCATCTTCACCGCGCGGACAGCCATCTCGCAGTACTACCAGACCCGCGGCCTGATGAACATCGGCGTCGAAGACATCGTGATCGGCAACGGCGTCAGCGAACTGATCTCCATGTGCCTGCAGGCGTTCATGGAGAACGGCGACCAGATCCTGGTCCCCGCGCCGGACTACCCCCTGTGGACCGCCGCCGTAACCCTGACCGGCGGCAAGCCCGTACACTACCTCTGCGACGAGGCGGAGAACTGGTGGCCGGACATGGCCGACGTGGAAGCAAAGATCACCAGCCGCACCAAGGGCATCGTGATCATCAACCCGAACAATCCCACCGGTGCGGTCTACCCCCGTCACATCCTGGAACAGTTCGCGTCCCTGGCACGGAAGCACAACCTGGTCCTGTTCTCCGACGAGATCTACGAGAAGGTGCTGTACGAAGACGCCAAGCACATCCACACCGCCGCCGTGGCCGAGGACGTGTGCTGCCTGACTTTCAGCGGCCTGTCCAAGGCCTACCGGATGCCCGGCTACCGGGCCGGATGGGTTGCCATCACCGGACCCCTGGCCGCCACCGCCGCCTATCGTGAGGGCCTGGAACTGCTGGCCTCGCTGCGCCTGTGCGCCAACGTTCCCGCCCAACACGCCATCCAGACCTGCCTGGGCGGATACCAAAGCATCGAGGCACTGGTGAAGCCGGGCGGCCGGCTACGGGAGCAGCGGGACCTGGCCCACAAGCTCCTGACCGCCATTCCCGGCGTCACGTGCGTTCCGGCGTCGGGGGCCATGTACCTGTTCCCCCGGCTCGACCCTGAGCTTTACCCCATCGACAGCGACGAACAGTTTGTCCTGGACCTGCTGAAGGACCAGAAGATCCTGGTATCGCACGGCTCGGCCTTCAACTGGCCCACACCGGACCACTTCCGGTTTGTCATCCTCCCGTCCATGCGGGAGATCGAGGAAGCCGTCCGCAGGATCTCCACCTTCCTGGCCGCCTACCGCAACCGGGAGGCAGCCTACGAACTGGAAACAGTGACGGAGTGA